A window of Dyella terrae contains these coding sequences:
- the metF gene encoding methylenetetrahydrofolate reductase [NAD(P)H] has protein sequence MAQISFEFFPPKTDEQREQLDRAARSLKARGPEYVSVTFGAGGSTLSYTGETVARLHRQHGLDVAPHLSCMGGTRTEIAELLDAYRAAGYRRVVALRGDLPSGMATPGDFRYAAELVAFIRQHSGDHFHIEVAAYPETHPQADDALADLRHFKSKVDAGANGAITQYFFNADAYFRFVDDVQRLGVDVPVVPGIMPISNFSQLKRFSDACGAEIPRWIAKRMQAHGDDADAVRELAADVVAQLCQRLLDGGAPALHFYTLNRAKATISILDRIGI, from the coding sequence ATGGCCCAGATCAGCTTCGAATTCTTCCCGCCGAAAACGGACGAACAGCGTGAACAGCTCGACCGCGCCGCCCGCAGCCTGAAGGCCCGGGGACCGGAATATGTGTCGGTCACGTTCGGCGCAGGCGGCTCGACCCTGAGCTACACCGGGGAGACGGTGGCCCGCCTGCACCGCCAGCATGGCCTGGATGTGGCCCCCCATCTGTCCTGCATGGGCGGCACCCGCACCGAAATCGCCGAGCTGCTCGACGCCTATCGCGCGGCGGGTTATCGCCGCGTGGTGGCCCTGCGCGGCGACCTGCCCTCGGGCATGGCCACGCCAGGCGACTTCCGCTACGCCGCCGAGCTGGTCGCCTTCATCCGCCAGCACAGTGGCGATCATTTCCACATTGAGGTGGCGGCTTATCCGGAGACCCATCCGCAAGCCGATGACGCGCTCGCCGATCTGCGCCACTTCAAGAGCAAGGTCGACGCCGGCGCCAATGGAGCGATCACGCAGTACTTCTTCAACGCCGATGCGTATTTCCGCTTCGTCGATGACGTGCAGCGCCTGGGCGTGGACGTCCCGGTGGTGCCGGGCATCATGCCCATCTCCAACTTCAGCCAGCTCAAGCGCTTCTCCGATGCGTGCGGTGCGGAGATCCCGCGCTGGATCGCCAAGCGCATGCAGGCCCACGGCGATGACGCCGACGCCGTGCGGGAACTTGCCGCCGATGTGGTGGCGCAGCTTTGCCAGCGCCTGCTCGATGGCGGTGCCCCTGCCCTGCACTTCTACACGCTGAACCGGGCCAAGGCGACCATTTCGATTCTGGACAGAATCGGCATCTGA